In the genome of Dioscorea cayenensis subsp. rotundata cultivar TDr96_F1 chromosome 1, TDr96_F1_v2_PseudoChromosome.rev07_lg8_w22 25.fasta, whole genome shotgun sequence, one region contains:
- the LOC120263101 gene encoding metal-independent phosphoserine phosphatase, which yields MAGEAPLLRNSYWVLRHGKSIPNERGLIVSSLENGTLQEFGLAPEGIEQAKLAGELFNKELKEKNVLVENVRICYSPFSRTKQTAKEVAGALGIPFEGAQCKAMEALRERHFGPLFELLSHDKYAEIWALDEKDPFMSPEGGESVADVAFRLATALATIESEYDGCTILVVSHGDPLQILQTVIHAAREHSSSNAENIMARIKGVMVHSFLSGHRKFALLTGELRHVS from the exons ATGGCCGGGGAGGCGCCTCTTCTTCGCAATAGCTACTGGGTTCTTAGGCATGGGAAGAGCATTCCCAACGAGAGAGGTCTCATTGTCTCTTCTCTG GAAAATGGTACTTTGCAAGAGTTTGGATTGGCTCCTGAAGGCATTGAGCAAGCAAAGTTGGCAGGAGAATTATTTAATAAG gaactgaaagaaaagaatgtcCTGGTTGAAAATGTTCGCATATGCTATTCTCCATTTTCAAGAACAAAGCAGACAGCCAAAGAAGTTGCTGGTGCATTAGGTATCCCATTTGAAGGCGCTCAATGCAAG GCGATGGAAGCACTTCGGGAACGTCATTTTGGACCACTTTTTGAGCTGCTTTCACATGATAAG TATGCAGAGATATGGGCACTTGATGAGAAGGATCCTTTCATGTCACCTGAGGGTGGGGAGAGTGTTGCTGATGTAGCCTTCAGATTAGCAACTGCTCTGGCCACAATAGAGTCAGAATATGACGG ATGCACAATTCTGGTCGTCAGCCACGGTGATCCTCTTCAGATCTTGCAGACAGTAATCCATGCCGCCAGGGAACACTCATCCTCGAATGCTGAAAACATTATGGCAAGAATCAAAGGGGTCATGGTTCATTCATTCTTATCTGGTCACCGAAAGTTTGCATTGCTCACTGGAGAGCTTCGCCATGTCtcctaa